Sequence from the Pan paniscus chromosome 4, NHGRI_mPanPan1-v2.0_pri, whole genome shotgun sequence genome:
CTTGGAAGATCATTTATCTGGCCACAGATGATTGACTTActtacatcattttttttttttttttttttttgagatggagtctcactctgttgcccaggctggagtgcagtggcatgatctcggctcactgcaacctccgcctcctgggttcacgccattgtcctgcctcagcttcccaagtagctgggactacaggcacccaccaccatgcctggctaatttttttgtattttttagtagagacggggtttcaccatgttagccaggatggtctcgatctcctaaccttggcctcggcctcccaaagtgctgggattacaggcgtgagccaccacacccggccacttaTATCACTTTTATGCTTCCTATCTCCTTATTGATCTTGAGGTTCAAGTTTCACTTAACCATTTTcttcaatgaaaaataattttataatttaaaaaacctcaACCTTTAATATTCTATGATTCTTGTTAGGCCATCTCAATTGAGAATACTGATAAAGAAGTAAAACTCCCCCCAATACTGGCTAGTTTGATTTTATCTGTTAATATTACACAATCTGCCCCAAACCTGTCTCTCCCTTTTTATTGTTACTTATCCAAAGATGGCTTGAATCTCTTATGGCTTGAATCTCTTTGTTTATTCTAAGCAATTTTCAGACACCTCAGCCAACTATCAATAATATATTAGTTTTTTAGAACTAAAAATATAGAGGATCTCCCCCTGAAAGCCAATTGTTAATGCCAAATACTTGACTGATATATTTCTTCTGGAGGAAGGGAGATGTGAAAAAATTTAGCCATCAAGTTATGtgaaaactttttcatcttcccatccACTGGATGTTTTATCTGTAAATAATGCTATAATCATATTGGAAAGTATTTTCCTTCTGGGGATGCATGAAGATCAGGAATCCTATTCGTTTTTAACaagatggaatttttaaaaactactttggACAACTCTAAACATCAGAGATGACCATTTGTCTCTCTTTTATTATATAACTTGTGCTCGGTTTGTTGAGCAACataaatacatgaattaaaaaatgaaaactagctCCTTCCCTATTTGACAGATACTTCTCAACCTCCTCTCCATAAGATATGCTCTATCCCTATATAGGAAATTTTTCTGTAGCAGCTTGAGTTTACTAAAAATAAGAtctgaagaaaatgaagcaattaacatttattgagagtctATAAGGGTTTCTACATTGTGAAGGAGACAGAAATATAAGACATGGCTCCTGCTTTCAGGTTGCTTATAATTAAAGagataatattaaattatttggaTGAATTTAAAAATGACACATGCCATCTTACAGATATGCTGTAGactgtgaaaatgaaaaaaaaacactcgTGTTTAGAGTAGACACTGTTTCATGGATTAGGTAGGTTTTCATCTGGACTTTGAAATGTATGTAAGATTTTATAAGGAGGAGAGAAAATAAGAAGCTGTTTGTATTAGAGTtacacagataaatttgtaaatttAGTTCTTTTCAAAGAACATTAATTGAGCACCTCTGTGCCAAGCTCCCTACTGGATGCTGTAGATTACAGCATGTTTAGGAACTAACTTCATACTCTGTTGCTAAagtatttctgtgttttctaaaaAGGTAAATCTCTTGTGAGGAAACAAATCTCTTGAAGGGGTTCTCATAACAGAAGTCCCATTTACTTCATGATATAAAAaggggctgttttttggttttgttctcaAAATGTAGGATATAGTTCTAGAAGTAATTGGGAAAGCTTAACTTTGTTGCATACGCATCTTCCCTATCATGGTTGATTTCCTATATGGCATAGTTAAATGTGCTTATCCATGTTTGATATCTAAAGGGCCATGCTACATATAGACTGCCAACTAAGGTTTTATCTGATGATAATAAATTGTTATATTTCATGacgacagcaacaacaacaataatgtaCTTAACTAGTCACTGTGCAAATtgctttacatacattttctcaTGTAATCATAATAATAACCGTATGAGTTTTGCTTACTATTGTTTTCCTTAATTAAAATGAGTAAAGTGAAGCTTAGGCTAAGTAACATGTCCATAGCCAAACAGTTAGTCACTGGCAGGAGTGTGACTGACTCCAAAGTCTATATTCCTAATTACTGTGTTCTACTTTTTAATAGGGAGCTCTTGAAGGTCCAAGGAAAGGAATGCATAATGGTGTGGTCAAGGCATTAGTGTTAATATTTGTAGAAAGGGTAATTAATAACAGTCTGAGCAATCACATTCTAACAACTAGTAAGGTTGGCAGGAGCCTCAGTATAATGGTGTGAGGAACGAAATCATTATAGTGCCAAATAGAGTATACCATCTCTTTAGTACAATGTCTTTCAAAATGAGGCTGATTGTGTTGGCTTTATGTTTGACTCCTTAATAATTAAGGCAGTAAATTCTAGCTGGAGCTAAATACCTACAAGGCCTAAAACAGCATAATGGACAACCTGGCAGGTGTCCTTGCTGGAAGATGACAAGAGTGCTGAAAGGAGAGTCCTGGTTTTTCTCCCAAGACATGACATTTGGGGGCTTCCATTAAAAAATCACCAAGCCTCTGCCACTGTAATCTCTTCCTTAAGTGCCTATGATTTTTTCACAGTCACAGGTCTATGCCTGGTCAATACCCAGTGGCCAGGTCTCTGAGCTGTGTGCAGAGATGGCAGCGACTTGGAGGGCTGGGAGGAGATAAGGGGAGGAAAGATCACTTTTCATGACAACTTACAACTTGATTCCACTTATAAGccatttattttcagaaacaagTAATGGGTGAGGACACAGGCCAGGTCCACAATTTGTGCACTTGAGAGATTAAGGCCTCCGAGATCAAATTACCACAGCAAACTGAGACAGAATTATTGTAGGGATGTTTGGGGAGGatgcagagagaagaggaagaagccagAGACCCAAGAAAGGAGACAGGAATAGATTTTGATGAAAATTGCTTCCTACTCTGTACCCTTGAGGAAACAAAGAGGACAAATAAGAAGCAGCAGTGATAGGAGGCTGGGCGTTTCTCTGGAATAACACTGGCTAGGTAGTGGAGCATTGATAGTGAGTGTGCTTGGTCGGTGGAACGAAGGGATGTGCTAGTTCAGGCCTTTGAATTCTGGGTGTCAGGATCACAACCTTGGCTCCTTTAACTGTCCGCTCTAGGAGGGAAGCATGCCAAATGTCAGGTCTCACTCTGACTTTGTTCCAGTCCATAGCTAGAAAATGACCCATAGAGGAAGATCTACAGATGACAGAATACTGGGAGATGAAGAGAAAGGACGTTTTAGTGAGTGCTTTTTTTGCACATGAGGCAATAGATTTCAAATTCCTGTGGAAGAAATGTGAGAACCTGGGAAGAGTGAATATTCAGAACTGAGCAGCAGAGGCAATGACACAGCATGGAAAGATTTCCTCTGATCCTTCTACCTTCTCTTTTACTGAAGTGAATTTGTTGTCTCTGTGTTGCCTCTATAGCAGTACAAGAGGAAACTTGGGGACACAGAAGAACAGAAGTCTAAGGAGTCTTATATTTAAGGAAGATAAGCTGCAGTCATTGAAATTGCTGGTTATTGTAAGATAAATCCCAGACTCCCACATTTTGCTTAAtgacagcagatttttttttttttaactgcaaagCATTAATGGAATCCAAATTCCAGCCTGGCTTAGGAGATCAACAGTAACGCTCTTGATTTAATGGTTTTGCAGACTCTTGAAGACATTGTCatccattaaagaaaaaattttaaattactcttGAAAGAAAATGTCTTGGGTGATAAATGTAAAAGATTTGAAGCAAGATTAGAAAAAGCTTGAGAGAagaatctctttaaaaattttaccaaATTTTCCCCACTGTCGCCAAAATGGGTCAAATAATAGATTTGCCTACAGCTTCATGGagactatttttttaaacagagcattttaaacatttaaatattggtTATTTGCCAAGGCACACACTGAAAATAAGGGCCACTTGGCCGAGAGCAGAATTGAGTCTTGGATCCCAGGATGCTGGTTTTAGGCTTGCTCCCGGAAAGAGGGCAGCATTTGCCATCCCCCTCCTTTTGCCCTAGGAGTTGAGCACTTTCTGCAGTACTTAAGAGTGTCCAGGGAAGATGTGGGAGTCAGGTGAATAGTTCCCATCGCCAGTAACCCCAGAGCGCCTCCCCCTGCGTTGTTTCCTTTTAATGTTAGATCCGCCGCCTGGGTGCCCATACTTAGCTAAGGCCCCTCAGTTTATTTTCCTGAATTGCGCTTGGAGATCTTTTCCTGGGGAGCTGATAGCCAGACTTCTAGGGGCTTGACTGCTTTTCCCAGACTAATCTCCTTAAAGACCCGTTAAGCAGGGGAGAGACGGTGGAGACTGGATGAACTGGACAGTGGGGGTAGGGAGAAAGGGAGTGGCCGTGTTCCTGCGGTCCGCTGGGATCCGGCAGGTCCAGGGTGAAGGAGATGGGGCTGGAGAGGCTGAGCAGTCCGGGTTCGCTGTCCGCCACTTCGGCGCGGAATCAGAGCAGGACTTGCTGAGCCCTCCTacccctccctttccccctccccctctgtcttcccttctgtttccttttccctCCCCCTGGAGCTgtagcggcagcagcagcaggaagccGAGCCGGGTTGAGCGACTCGGAGGCGAGCGGAGGAGCTGCAATATGGGGAGTCAGCGAGGACGGTGGGGCCAGGAGCCCTTGGGAGGGCCTACGGAGGGAGCGGCCCCAGGCGCTTGCTAGAGCGTGAGCGGTGGGGGAGCGGGCGCAGGGTGGCACGAGCGGAGGCGGGGCCCGGGCGTGGGGCACGGCTGGGGAAGCTGCCGCCTCCGGCCCTGCCCGGCTGCCTCCGCCGCGGCCAGTGGCTATGGAGCAGGCGGGCACCAGACCTGCGGCGACAGAGCATCCACGGCTCCGGCGGCCCATGCCCTGGCTGCTGCTACTGCCTctcctgctgctgttgctgctgctgctacctGGCCCAGCGGCCTCCCAGCTGCGATACTCTGTGCCAGAGGAGCAGGCACCCGGCGCGCTCGTGGGCAACGTGGCTCGCGCGCTGGGGCTTGAGCTGCGGCGCTTGGGGCCGGGTTGCTTGCGCATCAACCATCTGGGTGCGCCCAGTCCGCGCTACCTGGAGCTGGACCTGACGAGTGGAGCGCTCTTCGTCAACGAGCGCATTGATCGGGAGGCGCTGTGTGAGCAGCGGCCTCGCTGCCTGCTCAGCTTGGAAGTGCTGGCGCACAACCCCGTGGCGGTGAGCGCCGTTGAGGTGGAAATATTGGACATCAACGACAACTCACCGCGTTTCCCGCGGCCCAACTACCAGCTTCAGGTAAGCGAATCGGTGGCGCCTGGAGCGCGCTTTCACATAGAGAGTGCGCAGGACCCCGACGTGGGCGCCAACTCAGTACAGACCTACGAGCTCAGCCCCAGCGAACACTTCGAGCTGGACCTTAAGCCCCTGCAGGAGAACAGTAAAGTGCTTGAGCTGGTGCTGCGTAAGGGCCTAGACCGGGAGCAGGCAGCCTTGCACCACCTGGTTCTCACAGCCGTGGATGGGGGCATCCCAGCCCGCTCGGGTACGGCACAGATCTCTGTGCGTGTCCTGGACACTAACGACAACTCTCCTGCCTTTGACCAGTCCACTTATCGCGTCCAGCTACGGGAGGACTCACCCCCAGGCACATTGGTGGTGAAGCTGAATGCCTCAGACCCGGATGAGGGCTCCAATGGTGAGCTCAGGTACTCCTTGAGCAGCTACACGTCGGACCGGGAGAGGCAGCTCTTCAGCATAGATGCCAGTACCGGGGAAGTGCGAGTAATTGGGGGGCTGGATTATGAGGAAGCCTCCTCCTACCAGATCTATGTGCAGGCGACTGACCGGGGTCCAGTGCCCATGGCAGGTCACTGCAAGGTGCTGGTGGACATCGTGGACGTGAATGACAATGCCCCAGAGGTGGTGCTCACGGACCTGTATAGCCCAGTGCCTGAGAATGCTACACCCAACACCATTGTGGCCGTTCTCAGTGTCAATGACCAAGACTCAGGCCCCAACCGGAAAGTGAGCCTGGGTCTGGAGGCCACACTGCCTTTCCGACTGAATGGCTTTGGAAACTCCTATACACTGGTGGTGAGCGGCCCACTGGACCGAGAGCGGGTGGCTGTCTACAACATCACGGTGACAGCCACAGATGGGGGAATACCGCAGCTCACATCCCTGCGTACACTAAAGGTTGAGATCTCTGACATCAATGACAATCCACCAAGCTTCCTGGAGGACTCCTATTCCATCTACATACAGGAGAACAATTTGCCAGGTGTGTTGCTCTGTACTGTGCAAGCCACAGACCCAGATGAAAAGGAGAATGCAGAGGTGACCTACTCCCTTCTGGAGAGGGAGATTCAAGGGCTGCCAGTCACCTCCTATGTCTCCATTAACAGTGCCAGTGGCAGCCTTTATGCTGTCAACTCCTTTGACTATGAGAAGTTTCGGGAGTTCTTTGTGACTGTGGAGGCTCAGGACAAGGGGAGCCCACCACTGAGCAACACTGTGACTGCCAACGTGTATGTGGTGGACATGAATGACCATGCCCCTCACATTCTGTACCCTACCTCAACCAACTCGTCAGCAGCCTTCGAGATGGTGCCTCGAACTGCCCCTGCTGGCTACCTGGTCACCAAAGTCATAGCTATGGACTCAGACTCTGGGCAAAATGCTTGGCTTTTTTACCATCTAGCCCAGACTTCTGACCTGGACCTCTTTAAGGTGGAGCTGCACACAGGAGAAATTAGGACTACCAGGAAGATGGGAGATGAGAGTGGTAGCACTTTCAACCTGACCGTGGTGGTCCGAGATAATGGAGAGCCATCACTATCAGCCTCTGTGGCCATTACAGTAGCTGTGGTGGATAGGGTTTCCAAAATCCTCCCTGACACTCAGAGGCATGTTAAGAGCCCTCGGACATACTCTGAAATTACCCTTTATCTAATAATAGCATTAAGCACAgtgtcttttatatttcttttgacaATCATCATTTTGAGCATCATCAAGTGCTACCGCTACACTGCGTATGGCACTGCATGCTGTGGAGGCTTCTGTGGAGTAAGGGAAAGGTCCCCTGCAGAACTGTACAAACAAGCCAACAACAATATTGATGCCAGGATACCGCATGGCCTCAAAGTGCAGCCTCACTTCATTGAAGTTCGAGGGAATGGCTCCCTCACCAAGACCTACTGCTACAAGGCCTGTCTGACAGCAGGCTCGGGGAGTGACACTTTCATGTTTTACAATACAGGGGCCCAGACAGGACCAGGGCCTTCGGGAGCCCAAGCAGCAGTGACTGACAGCAGGAACATCACAGGCCAAAGTGGTCAGAATGCTGGGAACCTGATTATTCTCAAAAATGAGGCTGTTTCTCAAAATGAGGTGAGACAGTGGTCAGGGGGTCTTCTACAAACTCATGCATTTGTTACACATCCCCCAATATCCTGTGATTTGGCTTTATTGAGTCATTAACAGTGACAAGAGTTATCTGGTAAACTGAGTATATATAGTATCCACAATTTGATCATAATCTGCTATTTCCTCTCTAGAAAAATAGCACtaaagaattgttttatttttcattttcagaggCATGAAGCCTTGTCCATAAAATTGTTTGAGAAGTGAGGATTAGTCTTAATATTTAATGCTAAAACACAGATTTGTGGAGAAACAGGACAGGCCTTGGAATAGGGATTATGTTTTAGGGAGTAATGTTATGAGACTCAAGGAGAAATGGCCTCTGCTGTATCATCTACagggaaatttttcttttgaaatcctATATGAGTGATGTTTCTTAAAAAGCTCTGAGGCCTCTAGGGGCTATCATAGTCACCACTATCTGCTGTCTCTGTTTATACTCTGGACTGTCTACAGTGGAAATTATCTAGTTAATATTTCTGGTACTTGCACTGAACCTATGTGATAGGATCGTCTGGAAATGCATGTCACAAGTGATAAAGCTGTAGTATTTAGACATCATACTGAAGCTAAAGTTTGCTTTGGCTGTATGATGTGGCATCTCTTCTGTAGAGGGCTGTCAGAGGGAGTGGATGATGGTGAGGCAGAGAGATTAAGTACCAATTTGTCTGGTTGGTCCAGGGAGGTATTAGAATGAGTGGATTAGGGGTGTGGGGGGATGGTGAAGACCAAGAGAAGCTGGGattagaaggaagagaagggaaaaagaattCTCCCAATAGTCACCTTTCTTGGCATACTCTGAATTCATTGTAAGAGGATTTCCCTGAATTTAGCTTAAATGCAGCCTGTAATCTTCTGATTTTCTGTTGACAGTTTCTATGGTTTTGATGAGATGTAAAGTAGCCTTTTCAAGTCCTTCATGTCTTTAAGTTAAATGACAGTACTTCCAAAGCATGCATTCATTTTCTGGATCTAAAATTTGATTTGCTATAGCTTCAAAAGGCTGGCTTGGAAAGTGGATGGCTTACCCTACAGTAAGGTGTAGAGGCAGGTGTTAGTATATGTGCTAGTTTTGAGATTTAAGTAGGTATAAGGCCAGCTTGTTCATTATTATGAAGAATGTACATAAATTATTAGAAAGTagatgaatatgtgtgtgtgtttgtgttgtgtgttcgTCTCCATATGTATGCTTGAAATAACAGAGATATGCTTTGTGATACTTAAAACTTGGATTTCAAAAGCCAAAATTTTGTACCATAAATAGTGATGAattgttttctttccaaataacTACTTTGTAGAAAGGGCTTTTAGAGCTACTACACAATGTGTGAACAATATTTgtctctcctctattttttgcaatatattttcaTTGACATATTGCTGTACATACATATTGTATGTAATGTCCATATTGTTACATTTCAAGTTCATGGTAATCTTGAGGAATGTAATGCACAGGCACAAAAGTTCCCATTCCTGATTGAGAGTAGATTTTTCTCATGGACATTTCAGatagatttattcatttatcagaaGTGCCTGGTGTTAGTCAATGCTGAGAAACCATGGGAGGCAGATTGTAGATTAAGAAAAATGGGGGAATAAATCAAAGAGTTTCCAGAAGTCTTTAGATCGTAGCATTTGAAAGCACGTAAAAGGGTTTAGCTTTAAATAAGGTTGCTGTAGACATTTGCTTAACAAATTCTTGTGAAGCCCTTTGGGATTGGGGTGGGCTACAGGTGGTGAAGAGGCATGAACAAGTCAGGCCAGGCTCAGCTTTGCCACCAGCTGTAAGCCGGAAGCTCAGAGGCAAGACACTGTTACCCTCCCTCTCCTGACTCAAAGCTTGGGGCAATTTGATACATAAACTATTTCTGTCTTACACTGACCTGTATATTAATATGTACTTTGGTACACAAACATTTAATCTAGggagaaaattatttcagaaagtgCTTGCTTTTGGGAGATTTTGCCAGGAGAGTGCATGACTTTAATAAAGGCAAATTTCTGCCAGGCACTTTTGGAAATCCAGTGAAGAACCCCAAGATCTACAGCTCCAGAAATTTTTGCAGTTATAGGGAGAGAGTGTCACATTGTTACAGTGTGGCAAGATAGGAGCAAAAGCCACTCAGTTCTGAAAGCCATCATTGCCAGATCAACCTGTTAAATTCCCATGttgggctttctttttttcctacctaGTTACTACAGATGGCAGGAGAGTCCTGGGGTACAATTAGTACCATGTGCCTACATTAAAAGTAGATGGGAATTAGAGAGCAAGAGTAAGGGAATTTGTACTCACTAACCACCCtgctatatagatatatgtatatcatacatatacacatacatatatctcATATTACTGAATCTTGAATATTATTCAAGATTATTCAATATATTGAATATTATAATATTGAATACATATATGATTTCATTACCTGCAAGTCATGCgttaaatatttgttaacatCTAGCATATGAGGAAATAAGCTCAGGGAGGTTAGGTAATCTACACAGCCACACTGCTAGTGTTATTTTAAGTTGTATCCATTTGACTccaaaaactttttttcaatACTATGAGTAGACAGAAGTTCCAATGTTTATATTCCCTTTTATATGGGATATTCAGGCATTTAAGCTATCACTAATTCACCTAGTCGTATATATTAACTGCTTTTGGAAAAAGAGTAATTTCTGGCATAGAAGCAGGTAA
This genomic interval carries:
- the LOC100992160 gene encoding protocadherin alpha-C2 isoform X1, with the translated sequence MEQAGTRPAATEHPRLRRPMPWLLLLPLLLLLLLLLPGPAASQLRYSVPEEQAPGALVGNVARALGLELRRLGPGCLRINHLGAPSPRYLELDLTSGALFVNERIDREALCEQRPRCLLSLEVLAHNPVAVSAVEVEILDINDNSPRFPRPNYQLQVSESVAPGARFHIESAQDPDVGANSVQTYELSPSEHFELDLKPLQENSKVLELVLRKGLDREQAALHHLVLTAVDGGIPARSGTAQISVRVLDTNDNSPAFDQSTYRVQLREDSPPGTLVVKLNASDPDEGSNGELRYSLSSYTSDRERQLFSIDASTGEVRVIGGLDYEEASSYQIYVQATDRGPVPMAGHCKVLVDIVDVNDNAPEVVLTDLYSPVPENATPNTIVAVLSVNDQDSGPNRKVSLGLEATLPFRLNGFGNSYTLVVSGPLDRERVAVYNITVTATDGGIPQLTSLRTLKVEISDINDNPPSFLEDSYSIYIQENNLPGVLLCTVQATDPDEKENAEVTYSLLEREIQGLPVTSYVSINSASGSLYAVNSFDYEKFREFFVTVEAQDKGSPPLSNTVTANVYVVDMNDHAPHILYPTSTNSSAAFEMVPRTAPAGYLVTKVIAMDSDSGQNAWLFYHLAQTSDLDLFKVELHTGEIRTTRKMGDESGSTFNLTVVVRDNGEPSLSASVAITVAVVDRVSKILPDTQRHVKSPRTYSEITLYLIIALSTVSFIFLLTIIILSIIKCYRYTAYGTACCGGFCGVRERSPAELYKQANNNIDARIPHGLKVQPHFIEVRGNGSLTKTYCYKACLTAGSGSDTFMFYNTGAQTGPGPSGAQAAVTDSRNITGQSGQNAGNLIILKNEAVSQNEPRQPNPDWRYSASLRAGMHSSVHLEEAGILRAGPGGPDQQWPTVSSATPEPEAGEVSPPVGAGVNSNSWTFKYGPGNPKQSGPGELPDKFIIPGSPAIISIRQEPANSQIDKSDFITFGKKEETKKKKKKKKGNKTQEKKEKGNSTTDNSDQ